In Stomoxys calcitrans chromosome 2, idStoCalc2.1, whole genome shotgun sequence, the following proteins share a genomic window:
- the LOC106083699 gene encoding mucin-2, translating into MTVYHQQAKPLSTTSRPHLAQPTPHEHLSQQLTTTTTAPEMARPPIPTATTPYWVKLQPGTPTTAAATSELANQSHLHMTQTTSPNMIQRQAVMTTSQQSTMTTTTRIAKTTLARERKSSSCSSQESQTLAIQIRTQRITPLPASSNNNHKVQTWPQREVLGSTVQTTTQAMRDTTNSSMMPAPMTRPMINPNMTRANMMQREQAMIPPPTTTTPLTMTPLHISTTPQADREAPHLTPLRRALQQHPVQQRKKNKPHHQHPQPHQLLLQQQLQQVPLEEVAQQKAAHNRERAVALWGQQLQLEASPAENPLCHNSLPRQQPKSSRDPDLDLTTNLTFDCLDPFDLEFSISSPSLIRSFSDSDTEVEELEIDATQPAAISGELQFDSISEMTLTPTPTTTRRIAMSELKK; encoded by the coding sequence CCTCTCTCGACTACAAGCCGTCCACATTTGGCACAACCGACACCCCACGAACACCTCTCACAGCAGCTGACGACTACAACAACAGCGCCGGAGATGGCAAGACCCCCAATCCCTACAGCTACGACTCCATATTGGGTAAAACTTCAACCGGGGACCCCAACAACAGCAGCGGCAACATCGGAGCTAGCAAACCAGTCACATCTTCATATGACACAGACTACAagtccaaatatgatccagcgACAGGCGGTTATGACTACAAGTCAGCAGTCAACAATGACAACGACGACGAGAATCGCAAAGACAACATTGGCGAGGGAGAGAAAAAGCAGCAGCTGCAGCAGTCAAGAGAGCCAAACGCTGGCAATACAAATACGAACACAACGGATTACTCCACTGCCggccagcagcaacaacaaccacaaagtGCAAACCTGGCCACAGCGGGAAGTGTTGGGCAGTACGGTGCAAACGACTACACAGGCTATGAGGGATACGACCAACAGCAGTATGATGCCAGCGCCTATGACCAGACCTATGATCAATCCCAATATGACCCGAGCCAATATGATGCAACGGGAGCAGGCTATGATACCTCCGCCTACGACTACAACACCGCTGACTATGACCCCTCTGCATATCAGTACGACACCACAGGCGGACAGGGAAGCGCCGCACTTGACACCACTACGCCGGGCACTACAACAACACCCAGTGCAACAGCGAAAGAAAAACAAGCCTCACCACCAACACCCTCAGCCGCACCAGCTGCTGCTGCAACAACAGCTCCAGCAAGTGCCGCTGGAGGAGGTGGCCCAACAGAAGGCCGCTCACAACCGCGAGCGGGCAGTGGCTCTGTGGGGCCAACAGCTGCAGCTGGAGGCGTCTCCGGCGGAAAATCCGCTCTGCCACAACAGTCTTCCACGCCAGCAACCAAAAAGTAGTCGCGATCCTGATCTGGATTTGACTACAAATCTAACCTTTGACTGCTTGGATCCCTTCGATTTGGAATTTAGCATAAGTAGTCCCAGTTTAATTCGTTCCTTCTCGGATTCGGACACAGAAGTTGAGGAGCTCGAGATTGATGCGACACAGCCGGCTGCCATCAGTGGGGAGCTGCAATTTGACTCAATATCGGAAATGACACTAACACCCACTCCCACAACCACAAGGAGGATAGCAATGAGTGAGCTGaagaagtag